In one Juglans regia cultivar Chandler chromosome 11, Walnut 2.0, whole genome shotgun sequence genomic region, the following are encoded:
- the LOC108982117 gene encoding E3 ubiquitin-protein ligase CIP8 produces the protein MAGTPYQTPTEPVSDTETLQYWCYHCEKRVSIETLDNLPDVICHECKNGFVESLPATSRPPSALPSGSSDQAEDPFLGSQFLQVLRMMAQAAREDHPPPPPPRDHSPDDDFLRIELDGWDNDEEDEDPNNTEFQNQEAEDGDEADEEEDRSDNEDQENQDQLERDEDEEDMRRRRRDLLRVRIQDFVPRARSGRNRILDWAEILMGMEDTSIEFRLEVPESDRYVGNPEDYVDADGYEALLQALAENDISARRGPPPAAKSAVSTLPTVKIASEDQALVCAICKDMVNVGETATKLPCAHEYHGDCIGPWLGSRNSCPVCRFELPTDDPEYEEERKKKVWASASGASGSGGDNSGSG, from the coding sequence ATGGCCGGAACCCCTTACCAGACACCGACGGAGCCAGTTTCCGACACGGAAACCTTGCAGTACTGGTGCTACCACTGCGAGAAACGTGTCTCTATCGAAACCCTAGACAATCTCCCAGATGTTATCTGCCACGAGTGCAAGAACGGCTTTGTCGAATCCCTTCCTGCTACGTCGCGTCCGCCGTCGGCTTTACCTTCTGGATCATCCGATCAGGCTGAAGATCCGTTTCTGGGCTCGCAATTTCTTCAGGTCCTCCGTATGATGGCGCAGGCCGCGCGTGAAGACCACCCGCCTCCTCCACCACCTCGGGACCATTCGCCTGATGACGATTTTCTCCGGATTGAGCTCGATGGATGGGATAAtgatgaagaagacgaagatCCGAACAATACTGAGTTTCAAAATCAAGAGGCAGAGGATGGCGACGAAGcagacgaagaagaagatcgaTCTGACAACGAGGACCAGGAAAATCAAGATCaactagagagagatgaggatgaggaagatatGCGGCGAAGGCGGCGTGATCTGCTGCGAGTTCGGATCCAGGACTTTGTGCCCCGGGCAAGGAGCGGGCGGAACCGGATCTTGGACTGGGCCGAGATTCTGATGGGCATGGAGGACACCTCCATCGAATTTCGTCTCGAGGTTCCTGAATCGGACCGATACGTCGGTAATCCCGAGGATTACGTGGACGCAGATGGGTACGAGGCGTTACTGCAGGCCTTGGCGGAGAACGATATATCCGCAAGGAGAGGGCCCCCACCAGCGGCCAAATCAGCCGTTTCAACTTTACCGACGGTGAAGATTGCGTCGGAGGACCAGGCTTTGGTCTGCGCTATATGTAAGGACATGGTCAACGTTGGCGAAACGGCCACGAAATTGCCCTGTGCGCATGAGTACCACGGCGATTGCATTGGCCCGTGGCTGGGATCCCGAAACTCTTGTCCGGTTTGTAGATTCGAGTTGCCAACGGATGATCCGGAGTacgaggaggagaggaagaagaaagtttGGGCGAGTGCCTCTGGAGCTTCCGGTTCCGGTGGAGATAATTCTGGTTCAGGTTGA
- the LOC108982106 gene encoding uncharacterized protein LOC108982106, with the protein MALSDCVVGNLTTIYVAVIAGIKVYGCACGRSFSGGFVLIVSTIVVGLILIGTLTWDVSRKATYAVSHEHAHEMCKGGICWHGVAVKSPASQVRFRLPQQTPHGRL; encoded by the coding sequence ATGGCGTTGTCTGACTGCGTGGTGGGGAACTTGACGACGATCTATGTGGCCGTGATCGCGGGGATCAAGGTCTATGGGTGTGCCTGTGGCCGGAGCTTCAGTGGTGGTTTTGTGCTGATTGTGTCGACCATCGTGGTGGGCCTCATCTTGATCGGAACGCTGACTTGGGACGTGTCCCGCAAGGCCACGTATGCAGTTTCGCACGAGCACGCCCACGAAATGTGCAAGGGTGGTATATGTTGGCACGGCGTGGCGGTGAAGTCTCCTGCTTCTCAGGTCCGGTTCAGGCTACCGCAGCAAACCCCACACGGCCGTTTGTAA
- the LOC108982108 gene encoding thaumatin-like protein 1 has translation MDLTVSCFSSLYISLVVFIAFCRGISGATFTIINRCDYTVWPGIQPSAGSAKLDSTGFELRPGSSRNFQAPPNWSGRFWGRTGCTFDPNLGQGSCVTGDCGSKQVECNGAGANPPATLAEFTIGSGSTQDFYDVSLVDGYNVPMIVDVIGGSGTCLSTGCVTDLNQQCPKELRTGDGAACKSACEAFGSPEYCCNGAYGSPTTCKPSIYSEMFKAACPRSYSYAYDDATSTFTCTGADYTITFCPSGASKKSARDASPTTSTTNSSGTESQPREVPNELVNSPSSWFPDFFTGDSPKIPSCSASVIASLTSFLCLFFILS, from the exons ATGGATCTCACCGTGTCCTGCTTTTCTTCTCTGTACATCAGCCTCGTAGTTTTTATTGCATTTTGTAGag GCATTTCAGGGGCTACATTTACGATAATAAACAGGTGTGACTACACAGTATGGCCCGGGATTCAACCCAGTGCCGGTAGCGCCAAATTAGACAGCACCGGCTTCGAACTCAGGCCAGGCAGTTCCCGGAACTTCCAGGCCCCGCCGAACTGGTCCGGTAGATTCTGGGGTAGAACCGGCTGTACCTTCGACCCAAACCTCGGTCAAGGAAGCTGCGTCACCGGTGACTGTGGTTCCAAGCAGGTGGAATGCAACGGTGCCGGAGCGAACCCACCGGCAACCCTGGCGGAGTTCACGATCGGGTCCGGCAGTACACAGGACTTCTACGACGTGAGCCTAGTTGACGGATACAACGTACCCATGATCGTCGACGTGATCGGTGGGTCGGGGACGTGCTTGTCAACCGGGTGCGTAACGGACTTGAACCAGCAGTGCCCGAAAGAGTTGCGGACTGGGGACGGTGCGGCGTGTAAGAGTGCATGCGAGGCGTTTGGGAGCCCCGAGTACTGCTGCAATGGCGCATATGGTTCACCGACCACTTGTAAGCCGTCGATTTACTCGGAGATGTTTAAAGCTGCATGTCCGAGATCGTATAGTTACGCCTACGATGATGCTACGAGTACTTTTACGTGTACAGGAGCAGATTATACAATCACATTCTGCCCTTCAGGAGCAAG TAAAAAATCTGCAAGAGATGCATCTCCAACCACAAGCACAACAAATAGCTCCGGAACCGAGTCACAGCCACGGGAGGTGCCAAACGAGCTGGTCAACAGTCCCTCATCATGGTTTCCAGACTTTTTCACTGGGGACTCACCCAAGATCCCATCTTGTTCTGCTTCAGTGATCGCTTCTCTGACATCGTTTCTAtgcctcttttttattttatcttaa